Part of the Vigna angularis cultivar LongXiaoDou No.4 chromosome 1, ASM1680809v1, whole genome shotgun sequence genome, aaaaaataaagttaaattttgtaaattcaATAACAGGCAAAAAAAACCAACATTCGATCCTTCTTTAgataagaaaaatcatattGCAACAAGATTACAGGGGACAAGTTAGATATAgttattcaaaaatttcaaaaatagtaTAAACATGTCATCTACATTTAGAATGCATGCATAAATCATATttacaaaatgaataaatataaagtcAAATTATAGTCCAGAATCCTTCCACTTTGGCCcaacaaaaaatcaaaagaGAGACTTGTCCGAATAAAAAGGGGCAACTCAAAATTTTCTACCCTGAATAAAGAAAGTCAAAGTGCactttcataactttatttatGATGGGACAACTCAAAATATACCCATATGAAATTTGCAAAGGGAAACAAGAAAATCAAAGTGCATATCAAGAATTCCATGTGGAATAACCCAAAATATACCCTTATGGAACCTGCACTGTGAACAAAAACTCAAAGTGCTATCCAACAGTTTGTTCCATTTAGGGTGTGTGCCCACCTCAAGTTATAGCATTTTCATAATTGCAACCACACCAACTCAGATTTATGGAgtgaataaaacaatatatttgtaAGCTATCAAATTCAAACGAAACTCAAGCAATCTTTGTTatcaacaaattcaacaaaaagacCAATTGTAATATGTCAATTACACATTAAATGAGGCTCACACACCATCCTTGTTTCTTGGCATAAAATAACTATAGGCATgtggtaaaaaaaattttatggCAAAAGGAGTTAATGTTACCTGGCCTGAAGATGGTAAGAAGTTTTCACCAAGGAGAGAGCAAATACAAGGAGGTTTGAACTTGAAAGAGGCGACTTCGTAATAAACAACTAAATTTTCAACAAACTAATGGTATAAACAGTTAAAATTAGCGGTTAAAAAGTCAATCATTAGAATGATTAATCCTGAATTTCCAGTACATGtaataaacatttatcataTCTCAGGCATTAAATTGACACGTGCAACATAATATAAAGATCAAACAATTAAAGAGaaatataaatgtgttttaaaaaCTAACTTGCCTGAAGAACACAACTGTTTGTtccacttctctttcttttattaatcTTCTCACCACAATGATTCTTATAAACAATTCGATGTTAAGATCAACAACTTATACCTATTCAAAAAATTAGAGCCACAATATTAACTTAGATTTATAATTGGAAGGACAATCTGATATCAGTTTTATAGTGTGtgtaaaacaatatatttataagttgtcaAATCAATAAAAGGTTCAAAATCATATTTGTAAGCAATAACTCATAATCATCTGAAATTTGCATTATGAATAAAAGAAATCTAAATAGATACCAATATTGGTGACCAAGCTCAATCCATGAAAgcatattgtaataaaataggACAAATTTCCATTCTaaagtaaaattagaaaaaaaaaagcatgttGTTGAAAACAATTGCGGCAAAAGGAGTCAATGTTACCTGGCTTGAACATAAACGCGAAGAAGGCTGCACCAAGGGGACTACAAATACAAGGAGGTTAGAAATGCAGAGTGCCGACATCGTCTAGAAGATTGTAGCTGCACCCTCAAcagttaaaaataaaccaaaaaaaaagatCAAAAGCCAATTACATAGAATGAACCTTAATTTCTAACACATGtaataaacatttatcataTCTCAGGCACTAAATTGACACGACCAGACATAATATAAAGACCAAACTGTTAAAGAGAAAGATAAAGGTGTATTAAAAACTAACTTGCATGAAGAACACAATTGTTTgttccatttcttcttccttttttattcttctcaTCACAATAACTCTTCTCAGTAATCCATTTCTATGATCAAgaattcataattaattcatataattGGAGGCACAATATTTACTTAGATTTAAAATTGAAGGGGCATTCTCATCTTAGTTCTATAGTAtgcataaaacaatatatttgtaGTTTGTCAATTGGATACAAGGCTTAAGAACATATTTGGAAGCAATAACTCACATAAGCATCCGAAATTTGCATTGTGAATAAATGGAATCATAAGAGATACCAAAATTGGTGACCAAGCTAAATCCCTGAAAGCCTATTGTAATAAAATACGACAAATTTTCAAACTGatgtaaaattacaaaaaaataggCATGTCACTAAAAAGAATTGTGGCACAAGGAGTCGATGTTGCCTGGCTTCAAGACGGTACAACAATGGGAAGAAGGCTACACCAAGGAAACTGCAAATAAAAGGAGGATGGAACAGCAATGAGGTGACATCATCAAGAAGGCCGCAGCAAAACAATAAACAACTAAAATTTCCACAGACTAATGGTTTAAAcagttaaaaataaaccaaaataaacAGTTAAAAAGTCAATTCGTtaaatcgattaatcctgaATTTCTAGCACATGTAATAAACATTTGTCATATGTGAGGCATTAAATTGACAGAAACAAACTTAATATAAAGATCAAACAGTTAAAGAGAAAGATAGATGTGTATTAAAAACTAACTTGCTTGAAGAACACAATTGTTTGTTCCACTTCTCTTTCCTGTTTTATTCTTTGCACCAGAATAATTCTTCTCAATAATCAATTTCTAAGATCAAgaattcataattaattcatataattGGAGGCACAATATTtactgaaatttaaaattggagGGACATTCCTATCTTAGTTTAATAGTATCCagaagataatatatttataggttGTCAAATCAATATAAGGCtcaaaaacatatttgtaaGGAATAACTCACATAAACATCCGAAATTTGCTTAAGAGATACCAAAATTGGTGACCAAGCTCAATCCCTGaaagaatattataataaaatacgacaaattttcaaactgatttaaaattacaaaaaaatttggCATATCGCTGAAAATAATTGTAGCAAAACGAGTCAATGCTACCTTGCTTAAAGATGGTATAACAAATTTTGAGAGCCTTAAGCTTGGGACCTCTAACAAAATCCACACCTACCTAAACTAGCTGTACCATGTACACgtatattttcaatcaaacacATTTTAACTTTATCAAAATTGTTAATTGAACTTGAATATATTAAGCGCAACAATATTCATGCCATGTAGTAATAATTTCTAACCTGGGAAATGTTAACATTTAACTCACGAGCAAAGAGTCCAGCCAATTCTGTAATGTGAGGCTTCATATCCACATAACTGATGTTAAAGGAAATTAACATTGttatttttgcaattttgaGTTCACCTGTACATTTGGGTTTATAAAGTACATTCGTCATGAATGAGTCTACACATCAAAAGAAATTGCACTAATTACTGAGACATTAAAAGCTCGatgaaaaatgttaagaaatacACAAAGCCTGATATAACCCATATTAGCAGATGATCTCTATATACTTTTAAACGCATTTGAAGACTAGCAGCTCATAATACCTGGAGGAGCTTCATTCTGCAACGAAGATGGAGCAACTGAAGGCTCTAATGCTTCGGTTGGAGGGCTTGCTTCTGAATTTGAAAGTAATGGTGATGGGGCACCGGATTCCTGTAATCTTTCCCATAAGTCGGTACAGTTTGTTTTCCAGAAACCAATCTTTTCCTGCTCACGATCATGCATTACAAGAGTGTTTCGAACGACAATACCTATGTGAACAAAAATGACGAGAATTATCACTAAAGAATTGCTGAAGCCTATACCACAGATGCTAGCCATATAATACAAAATCAGAGAGGGAAAAAGATTTCACATGAAGTATAAAAGCGTGAAATAGATAAAGTTTCAAAAACCAAATAAGTTACCTCCTAACAGAGTAGTAGGGTCTTTTCCATTTTGGAAAATCCCTAGACAATATGCTCCTCGCACTTTTGAATGCTTCATAAAGAATGGCCCCATGAAAAGTAGGGATTATGGAATCATTAACATTTGATAGCAATTGCACCAGCTTGTAAACACAGCTAAAGCTACTAATAGTCTTGTATGACTAACCCGGAACATGAAGTTTTCAGGTGTCAATGAATATTTATCACCGTTTCCAAATACCATATCAACCACTGGAAAACTTTTAGAGAGTTCGGAGGCATCACCGAAATACAAGCAAGCCCAAGCTGTAATGTAAACTGCAATTTAAGAGTAATGTAATATGGACTGTCGCCACCCCGAAACTAGAGTAAATGTGAGATtaataaaatgcatttgttAAGAAAATGCATCACGTATTCACAAGATGAGAATTTTGTAACACCTGCGCAAAACGAGTCAATGTTAACAAGTAAATTTTCAACAGACTAGTGGTGTAAACCgttaaaaataaaccaaaataaacagttaaaaataaacaaaaataaacagtTAAAAAGTCAATTTGTTAAAATGATTAATCCTGAATTTCTAGCAAATGtaataaacatttatcataTCTCAGGCACTAAATTGACACTAGCAAATGtaataaacatttatcataTCTCAGGCACTAAATTGACACTAGCAAACATAATATAAGGATCAGACTGTTAAAGAGAAAGATAAAGGTGTATTAAAAACTAACTTGCATGAAGAACACAATTGTTTATtccatttctttttcctttttgattCTTCTCATCACAATAATTCTTCTCAGTAATCCATTTCTATGATCAAgaattcataattaattcatataattGGAGGCACGATATTTACTTAGATTTAAAATTGAAGGGACATTCTCATCTTAGTTCTATAGTAtgcataaaacaatatatttgtaGTTTGTCATTTCGATACAAGGCTTAAGAACATATTTGGAAGCAATAACTCACATAAGCATCCGAAATTTGCATTGTGAATAAATGGAATCATAAGAGATACCAAAATTGGTGACCAAGCTAAATCCCTGAAAGCCTATTGTAATATAATACGACAAATTTTCAAACTGatgtaaaattacaaaaaaaataggCATGTCACTAAAAAGAAATATGGCACAAGGAGTCAATGTTACCTGGCTTGAAGATGGTACAACAATGAGAAGAAGGCTACACCAAGGGAATTGCAAATACAAGGAGGATGGAACAGCAATGAGGCGACATCATCAAGAAGGTCCTAGCAGAACAATAAACAACTAAAATTTGAACAGACTAATGATATaaacagttaaaaataaatgaaaataaagagtTAAAAAGTCAATTCGTTAAAATGATTAATCCTGATTTTCTAGCACATGtaataaacatttatcataTCTAAGGGCTTAAATTGATCAGAGCAACATAAAATAAAGatcaaacaataaaagagaaacataaatgtgttttaaaaaCTAACTTGCCTAAAGAACACGATTGTTTGTTCAACTTCTCTTTCCCATTTGATTCTTCATAATAATCCAATGACAAGATCAACAATTCATTACTAATTCAAAAAATTGAAGTCACAACATTTACGAAGATATAAATTGAATGGACATTCTCATCTCAGTTTTATAGTGtccataaaagaataaatttatagGTTGTCAAATCAATATAAGgctcaaaaatatatttgtaagcAATACCTCCCAGAAGCATCCGAAATTTGCATTGTGAATAAAAGGAATCTTAGGAGATACCATAATTGGTGACTAAGTTCAATCCCTGAAAgcctattataataaaatacgacaaattttcaaattgatattaaattacCAAGAAACAGGCATGTCACTGAAAAGAATTCTAGGAAAAGGTGTCAATGTTACCTAGCTTGAAGATGGTACAACAATGAGAAGAAGGCTACACCAAGGAAACTGCAAATAATAGGAGGATGGAACAGCAATGGGGTGACATCATCAAGAAGGCCGCAGCAAAACAATAAACAACTAAAATTTCAACAGACTAATGGTTTAAACcggtaaaaataaaccaaaataaacAGTTAAAAAGTCAATTCGTtaaatcgattaatcctgaATTTCTAGCACATGTAATAAACATTTGTCATATGTGAGGCATTAAATTGACAGAAACAAACTTAATATAAAGATCAAATAGTTAAAGAGAAAGATAGATGTGTATTAAAAACTAACTTGCATGAAGAACACAATTGTTTGTTCCACTTCTCTTTCCTGTTTTATTCTTTACACCACAATAATTCTTCTCAATAATCAATTTCTAAGATCAAgaattcataattaattcatataattGGAGGCACGATATTtactgaaatttaaaattggagGGACATTCTCATCTTAGTTTAATAGTATGcataagataatatatttataggttGTCGAATCAATATAAGGCtcaaaaacatatttgtaaGGAATAACTCACATAAACATCCGAAATTTGCTTAAGAGATACCAAAATTGGTGACCAAGCTCAATCCCTGAAAgactattataataaaatacgacaaattttcaaactgattcaaaattacaaaaaaattggcATATCGCGGAAAAAAATTGTAGCAAAACGAGTCAATGTTACCTGGCTTAAAGATGGTACAACAATGAGAAGACGACTACACCAAGGGAACCGCAAATATAAGGAGGATGGAACAACAATGAGGCGACGTCATGAAGAAGGCCGCAGCAGAATAATAAACAACTAAAATTTCAACATACTAGTGGTGTAAACAGTTAAAAATGAACCAAAATATACAGTTAAAAAGTCAATTTGTTAAAATGATTAATCCTGAATTTCTAGCACATGtaataaacatttatcataTCTCAGGCATTAAATTGACCCGAGCTAACATAATATAAAGATCAGACTGTTAAAGAGAAAGACAAAGGtgtattaaaaactaatttgcaTGAAGAACACAATTGTTTATtccatttctttttcctttttgatgCTTCTCACCACAATAATTCTTCTCAGTAATCCATTTCTAAGATCAAGAATTCATATAATTGGAGGCACACTATTTTTTGAACATCCATTTAATTAGTCTTTCACCATCTTCCAACATCTCTGAGATGCAAAACCCATTCATTAGCACATTGAATGTAACATTTGTAGGCTGAAGTCTTTTACCAAGCATAACCCACAGCATTTCATGGGCCCTGGCCATTTCACCCATCTTACAACAAGTGTCCATCAGTGTAGTATATGTAATAGTGTCAGGATAAAACCATGCCAGATCCATTTCttccataatttttatttcttgctCTATATTTCCTACCTTACAAAGACCATTGATTAGTGCATTATATGTGCAAACATTTGGTTGAAGGCCCTTCTCAGACATTTCAAGAAGCTCATTTGCTATATCTACCTCACCACGTTTACATAGGCCATCAACCAATGTTGTACAAGTTATAACATTAGGAGTCAAACCCTTCTCAACCATCTGGTTGTGAAGAGAGAATGCATCTTTCATTTCTCCGGCCTTGCAATACCCATCTATAAGGGCAGTATAAGCAACTTCATCTGGTTCCAACCCTTTTCTAAATATTTCACTAAATAGTAGGCATGCTCCCACAACCTTTCTAGCTTCACAAAGCCCGTTAATCATGGAAGTATAAGTCACGAAATCAGGAACTATTTTCTTATGTCTCATTTCATCAAATAGATTGTATTCAGCTGAAACATTCCCAGACTTGTCAAACCCACTTATGAGAGTTGTAAACACAACTTTATCAGGAAAAATCCTCTGGCTTATCATCTCCCTCGGAACTTTCTCCGCTTCAACTACTCTACCTATCTTACAAAGAAGGGAAATTATGCTTGTGTATGTGTATTGATTTGGCTTACACCCCTTTCCCTTCAACTTTTCCAGGAGCTTCAAGACCTTTCCTATCTGTTCAACCTGACAGTATCCATTGATTATAACACTATAACTTACAACATCAGGAAAGCTCCCCACAAACTCCATTCGTAAGAGCAGATTATGCATTTCTTTTAACCTACCCAATTGACAACGTGAatggaaaataatattatatgacATGGTGTTCCAACAAACACCCACTTTTGGATACTCTCTCAACATATTAATTGCCATCTTTTTCCCATCAAAATTGTTGAATAGCCTAGCTAGAAACAAATTACAAGAATCTACAAAAACAACAACGTCGTTATTTACCAATTTATCAAACAGAATTTCTGAGCCTCTAGAAGCCACCCTGCTTCATCAAGAACTTGGAACAACACATCAAAGACAAAGTGATGTGCACCCCAGACTTTGACCTCTAAGTAAATTAAGTAAACGAGTTACGAACATCCAAACTAGGCTTTTCCCATAACTCAAAAACAAGTCTGTGAGTCGTTCTAAAGTCCTTAGAAACACACCAATCTGAACAACAATGCAAAGGGCTTCCAAAGAAGGCTTCGTCCTCATGCACATCCAGTTGAAGAAATCCAACACCAGTTTATAACCATCATTGATGTTCATAAGAATGCACGCCAActcatatttataaaatgaatatatatgaaGTCAAATTATAATCCGCAATCCTTCCAATTTGGCCTAACAAACAATCAAAAGATATACAAATAATTCATCAAATGTCCAAATAGGGGCAACTCAAAATTTCTTACTGTGAACAAAGAAAGTCAAATTACACTTTGACAACTCTATTTATGATGGGACaactaaaaatatatctatatgGAATTTGCAAAGTGAATCAAGAAAATTAAAGCTCAATTTGAGAATTTCGAGtgggacaattcaaaatatccCCTTATGGAACTTGCACTGTGAACAAGAAAATCAATGTGTTATCCAATAGTTCCCTTTAGGGTGAATGCCCACCTCAAGTTATAGGGCTTTCAAAATTGCAACCAATCCATCAACTCATACGAATCTTATATGTAAGTTGTTGCTTATAATACAAGATGAATACTTTATTCTGTGCATGGCTATTTCTTAACACAAAAATGATAGTGAGGGATTACAACTGGAATATTGGAGATGTAACATGGGTATGCATCACATTAAGAATTAGCTAacataatttgaattatttaatcataCTCAAGATAGTGGATGagtatatttgatttaaaacaTTGAATCGTTTTAtgacatgaaattttttaatataaagccCACATTGTAATCCATCAATCCCACAAGAAATGAGTCTCACAAACCGGCATACTATGCACAAAAGCAATATTtgttatccataaattcaatataaagccCACATTCTAATCCATCAATTCCACTCAAAATAAGTCTCACAAACTGTCATATTATGCTCAAAAGCAATACTTGTtattcataaattcaatataaaacccACATTGTAATCAATCAATTCCAAATGAAATGAGCCTCACAAATCGTCATATTATGCTCAAAAGCAATCTTtgttatccataaattcaatataaagccCACATTTTAATTCATCAATTCCACACGAAATGAGCTCACAAACCATCATATTATGCTCAAAAGCAATCTTTattatccataaattcaatataaaacccACATTTTAATCCATCAATTCCACATAAAATGAGCCTTAGAAATTGTCATACTATGCTCAAAAGCAAtctttgtttttcataaattcaatataaagccGACATTGTAATCCATCAATTTCATACGAAGCTTATATGTAAGTTGTTGCTTATAATACAAGATGAATGCTTTATTCTGTGTGTGGCTATTTCTTAAGGCAAAATGATAGTGAGAGATTAGTAGTGGAATATTGGTTGTGTAACATGAGTATATCCACAATGTGAATTAGGtaacaaaatttgaattatttaatcataGTCAAGATAGTGGATGAGTATATCTGATTTAACACTTTGAATCGTTTTATgagatgaaattttttaatataaagccCACATTGTAATCCATCAATCCCACAAGAAATGAGTCTCACAAACCGGCATACTATGTTCAAAAGCAATATTtgttatccataaattcaatataaagccCACATTCTAATCCATCAATTCCACACAAAATGAGTTTCACAAACTGTAATATTATGCTCAAAAGCAATATTTGTTATtcataaattgaatataaaccCACATTGTATTTCATCAATTCCAAACGAAATGAGCCTCACAAATCGTCATATCATGCTCAAAAGCAATCTTTGTTAtctataaattcaatataaaacacacattttaatttatcaattccACACATAATGAGCTCACAAATCGTCATATTATGCTCAAAAGCAATCTATATTATCCGTAAATTCAATATACAGCTAGAGCTGTCAATTTGGccctccttacatggtttggccctaacccacgtgggttggggccaaaaaaATCCACAGGGCCAAAAAGCCCCTCGTAGAAAAAGCCCACGGGctaaaatatcttcaaaagcccTATGGGCCAAGGCCAACCCATGggccttttttttagaaaacatgttcattttgaatacatgaaaaaatataattaactcctaatttgttacaaaaatagttactatagaaaataaattgaaatttttataagagGAGAGTTCTAAaatgaagaagcaaaagcaaaatgacaatatttattgagttagattctctaagtatataattaaaggatcattttataaatttgaaatttaaatatttaatttcactttattttaagttataagtaagaaatttactttttatctaaaattatcctaattgaaatttaagagaagattttctctaattaaagctcttaatttaaaaaaaaaataggcttctttattttcttagaaagttattgaaaaagaaattaaatataaatgattttctttttcattttatactcaacaaatcatgttcataacaaaaataataaataaaaagaaaaaactcataaaccttGTGCAGACTGAAGTTGTATTCGCCCATAAAATTCAATATCGTCGTACTACTCactcaaaatgtttacattttaaatgtcataaacataaatataaacataaacatacatttatgttatgtgttctaattgaaagttaaaaataaattatttaatgtgttagttaaagaattgaaacactataacatttgtcattctttagtacttttggtctatttaaaatttttatttttttataaatttttaagaaattaactttctttttataatatatcttatggtgattttgagaaaagattatcagagagaaaaaaacaaaataaaacataagtttaatttacacataaaatattaatactatttttgatcaaaaaaatttagataataaatttttgaattatttttaattttaaataattaaaagcatattgagtgatattttagaagttgaagaaacaaaacaatgattctttttaagaactGTAAAAACagtgcaaatattaaatcaaattaatatgttattatctctctttggggttattttgatattactaattatatataattttctaataattggtgtctgcaacataagacataattttattaaaattaacaacaaaataaagcatttttataatattttagtaaaataaatttgtaatactatttagttgtataaaattaagtgtgtggtttgcaattgtttttaattatttaaaaaagtggttattttgaatattaaatattctattatactataattaattagttttatttaataatttgaaataagaaatgaattacatgaatataaaatttagtacttttaatagttactattaagaatgttgaagtttagttttcaaaaaaaatttagtggGCTAAACCCACCTTAACCCTGACCCTAACCCCCTTGAGAGGGGGCTTTGGGGGTTGAGGCTTTTTTTTGGCCCCCATTTGAGGGGCTTCTTAAGAGGGGGCTTTTTCAAGAGTGGGTTAGGGCTAGCCTTGGGGTCATGGGTCAAATTGACACCTCTATATACAGCCCACATTTTAATCCATCAATTCCACACAAAATGAGTTACAGAAATTGTCATACTATGCTCTAAAGCAAtctttgtttttcataaattcaatataaagccGACATTGTAATCCATCAATTCCATACGAAGCTTATATGTAAGTTGTTGCTTATAATACAAGATGAATGCTTTATTCTTTGTGTGGCTATTTCATAAGGCAAAATGATAGTGAGAGATTACAAGGGGAATATTGGTTGTGTAACATGAGTATATCCACAATGTGAATTGGGTAacataatttgaattatttaatcataGTCAAGATAGTGGATGAGTATATCTGATTTAACACATTGAATCGTTTAATgagatgaaaattttaaatataaagccCACATTGTAATCCATCAATCCCACAAGAAATGAGTCTCACAAACCGGCATACTATGCTCAAAAGCAATATTtgttatccataaattcaatataaagccCACATTCTAATCCATTAATTCCACAAAAAATGAGTCTCGTAAACTGTCATATTATGCTCAAAAGCAATATTTGTtattcataaattcaatataaaacccACATTGTAATCCATCAATTCCAAACGAAATGAGCCTCCAAATCGTCATACTATGATCAAAAGCAGTGTTtgttatccataaattcaatatatagcCCACATTTTAATTCATCAATTCCACACGAAATGACCTCACAAACTGTCCTATTATGCTCAAAAGCAATCTATATTATCcgtaaattcaatataaagccCACATTTTAATCCATCAATTCCACACAAAATGAGTTATAGAAATTATCATACTATGCTCAAAAGCAAtctttgtttttcataaattcaatataaagccTATATTGTAATCCATCAATTCCATACGAAGCTTATATGTAAGTTGTTGCTTATAATACAAGATGAATGCTTTATTATGTGTGTGGCTAT contains:
- the LOC128195028 gene encoding uncharacterized protein LOC128195028 yields the protein MGPFFMKHSKVRGAYCLGIFQNGKDPTTLLGGIVVRNTLVMHDREQEKIGFWKTNCTDLWERLQESGAPSPLLSNSEASPPTEALEPSVAPSSLQNEAPPGELKIAKITMLISFNISYVDMKPHITELAGLFARELNVNISQVRNYYYMA